The proteins below come from a single Brevundimonas sp. LM2 genomic window:
- a CDS encoding MBOAT family protein has protein sequence MLFPTLAFGVFFLFVYFTAWSLDRENGRRKLFLLLASWFFYAQWDWRFVALLIASAVLNWGVAVLIARSDQDRRRRLLVGLGVAANLLILGFFKYYGFFVEQAGELLARVGWERDLPLLQIVLPVGISFFTFQGISYVVDVYRGKTPLARSLLDVMLLMSFFPHLVAGPIVRASDLLPQFDRVPRLTREMAAHGLLLIVWGLFKKTVIASELSVRLVDPVFFDPAAYGALDLMAAVYGYAVQIYCDFSAYSDMAIGIAALLGYSFPRNFDQPYRASSMQDFWRRWHISLSSWLRDYLYVPLGGGRKGLARSCLNVFITMLLGGLWHGAAWTFVAWGALHGAVQAVERLGRAVMGSERRVPIWIGTLVTFHIVCLGWILFRSETFPMAIEVLAGLGRFEAATLVTPFLLVLIVGGLAMHVLPPRAVEGVATWLTPAPSLTMGLLVGAAILLVEAVRPDGVAPFIYFQF, from the coding sequence ATGCTGTTTCCGACCCTGGCCTTCGGCGTCTTCTTCCTGTTCGTCTATTTCACCGCCTGGTCGCTGGACCGGGAGAACGGGCGGCGGAAGCTGTTCCTGCTTCTGGCGAGCTGGTTCTTCTACGCCCAGTGGGACTGGCGGTTCGTCGCCCTGCTGATCGCCTCGGCGGTGCTGAACTGGGGCGTGGCGGTGCTGATCGCGCGGTCGGACCAGGACCGTCGGCGCCGCTTGCTGGTCGGGCTGGGCGTGGCGGCGAACCTGCTGATCCTGGGCTTCTTCAAATACTACGGCTTCTTCGTGGAACAGGCGGGAGAGCTGCTGGCCCGGGTCGGGTGGGAGCGCGACCTGCCGCTGCTGCAGATCGTGCTGCCGGTGGGCATCTCCTTCTTCACCTTCCAGGGCATCTCCTATGTCGTGGACGTCTATCGGGGAAAGACGCCGCTGGCGCGCAGCCTGCTGGACGTCATGCTGCTGATGAGCTTCTTCCCGCATCTGGTGGCGGGGCCGATCGTGCGGGCCTCGGACCTGCTGCCCCAGTTCGACCGCGTGCCCCGGCTCACGCGCGAGATGGCGGCGCACGGCCTGCTGCTGATCGTCTGGGGGCTGTTCAAGAAGACGGTGATCGCCTCGGAGCTGTCGGTGCGGCTGGTCGACCCGGTGTTCTTCGATCCGGCCGCCTATGGGGCGCTGGACCTGATGGCGGCGGTCTATGGCTATGCGGTTCAGATCTATTGCGACTTCTCGGCCTATTCGGACATGGCGATCGGGATCGCGGCCCTGCTGGGCTATTCGTTTCCGAGGAATTTCGACCAGCCCTACCGGGCGTCGTCGATGCAGGATTTCTGGCGGCGCTGGCACATCAGCCTGTCCAGCTGGCTACGGGACTATCTGTATGTGCCGCTGGGCGGGGGGCGGAAGGGGCTGGCGCGGTCGTGCCTGAACGTCTTCATCACCATGCTGCTGGGCGGGCTGTGGCACGGGGCGGCCTGGACCTTCGTGGCCTGGGGCGCGCTGCACGGCGCGGTGCAGGCGGTCGAGCGGCTGGGCCGGGCGGTGATGGGAAGTGAAAGGCGCGTACCGATATGGATCGGGACGCTCGTGACCTTCCACATCGTCTGCCTGGGCTGGATCCTGTTCCGGTCCGAGACGTTCCCGATGGCGATCGAAGTCTTGGCCGGTCTCGGCCGGTTCGAGGCGGCAACCCTGGTGACGCCCTTCCTGCTGGTGCTGATCGTCGGCGGGCTGGCCATGCATGTCCTGCCGCCGCGGGCCGTGGAGGGCGTGGCGACCTGGCTGACGCCGGCACCGTCCCTGACCATGGGGCTGCTGGTCGGTGCGGCCATCCTGCTGGTCGAGGCGGTGCGGCCGGACGGCGTGGCCCCCTTCATCTATTTCCAGTTCTGA
- a CDS encoding GDSL-type esterase/lipase family protein, translating into MMGSLGVLAAASPAQERPYAPLASPVSALCPDGLCQPQGLASFFTALDRPGPPVRIVQFGDSHTAAGDIEAAFLWRLRGRFERRAIELSSYGLVGVTLRDLAARAPLLSPDAPAPDLVVLAYGTNDGFDDGLDAVAYEALLRAQVERVRQAAPGASLLILGAPEALRGAGEGTCPGDLERRWTAPAGLAVVREVQHRVAASERVAFWDWKGRMGGDCSAFALAQGETPLMRGDGVHFTRDGGDWIGGLLFADLMTAYARRGG; encoded by the coding sequence ATGATGGGGAGCCTGGGGGTCCTCGCGGCCGCCAGTCCGGCCCAGGAGCGGCCCTATGCCCCCCTGGCGTCGCCGGTCAGCGCCCTCTGTCCGGACGGCCTGTGCCAGCCGCAGGGCCTGGCGTCCTTCTTCACCGCCCTGGACCGACCGGGGCCCCCGGTGCGGATCGTCCAGTTCGGCGACAGCCATACCGCCGCCGGGGACATCGAGGCCGCCTTCCTGTGGCGGCTGCGCGGGCGGTTCGAGCGCCGCGCCATCGAGCTGAGTTCCTACGGCCTGGTCGGGGTGACGCTGCGCGACCTGGCCGCCCGCGCGCCGCTGCTGTCGCCCGACGCGCCGGCGCCCGACCTGGTCGTCCTCGCCTATGGGACCAATGACGGGTTCGACGACGGGCTGGACGCGGTGGCCTACGAGGCCCTGCTGCGGGCGCAGGTCGAGCGCGTGCGTCAGGCCGCGCCCGGCGCGTCCCTCCTGATCCTCGGGGCGCCCGAGGCCCTGCGCGGGGCCGGCGAGGGGACCTGTCCGGGCGATCTGGAGCGTCGCTGGACGGCCCCGGCCGGGCTGGCGGTGGTGCGCGAGGTGCAGCACCGGGTCGCGGCCTCGGAAAGGGTGGCCTTCTGGGACTGGAAGGGGCGGATGGGCGGAGACTGTTCGGCCTTCGCCCTGGCGCAGGGGGAGACGCCCCTGATGCGCGGCGACGGCGTGCATTTCACCCGCGACGGCGGGGACTGGATCGGCGGCCTGCTGTTCGCCGACCTGATGACGGCCTACGCCCGGCGGGGGGGCTGA